The Bradyrhizobium guangxiense genomic sequence ACGGGTCGTTCCTGCCCTTGAAGTTATATTTGATAATTGTTATGGACCATATCAAATATCGCATGCGTTTTTCAATGGCTGTGAGCGGACCGTCCACCGCAATCGAGGGGACCGGTTCGTAATCTTTAGGGGGAGCGTCCGGTCTTGAATACCACCATCATGCTGTTCCTGGTGCAGGACGGCATCACCAATGGCGCGATCTACGCGCTGCTCGGCCTCGCGCTGGTGCTGGTATTCGCCGTCACCCGCGTCATCCTCATTCCCCAGGGCGAATTCGTCACCTACGGCGCGCTGACCTATGCCTCGCTGGCCGCGGGCCAGATGCCGGGCACGGCAAAGCTCGCGCTCGCGCTCGGCATCGGCGCCTTCGCCTTCGACCTGTTCGAGGCCCGCAAGGCCCTGCATGCGCGGCTGGTGGTGCGCAGCGTCATCGCCAACATCGTGCTGCCCGCCATCGTGCTGGCACTGACCCTGTACTTCGCCGCCCAGAAGCCGCCGGTCGCCATCTGCATCGCGCTGTCGCTGGTGATCGTGGCGATGATCGGCCTCTATCTCTACCGGATCGCGTTCCAGCCGCTGGCGCACACCTCGGTGCTGGTGCTGCTGATCGCGTCGGTGGGCGTCCACCTTGCGCTGCAAGGTCTCGGTCTTCTGTTCTTCGGCGCCGAAGGCCAGCGCGGACCTGCCGTGCTGTCCGGCGCCTTCACCGCCGGCGCGCTGCGCTTCACCGGCCAGAGCATCACCGTCTATGCCATCACCGTCGCCTTCATCGTCGGGCTGTGGCTGTTCTTCGGCCTGACGCTCTATGGCAAGGCGCTGCGCGCGACCGCCGTGAACCGGCTGGGGGCACGGCTTGCCGGCATCCGCACCACGCTGTCGGGGCAGATCGCCTTCCTGCTGGCCTCCGTCATCGGCGCGCTGTCGGGCATCATGATCGTGCCGATCACGACGCTCTATTATGACTCGGGCTTCCTGATCGGCCTGAAGGGCTTTGTCGCTGCGATCATCGGCGGCCTCGTCAGCTATCCCCTCACCGCGGTCGCGGCGCTGGTGGTCGGCATCGTCGAGGCGTTCTCATCCTTCTATGCCTCGAACTACAAGGAGGTGATCGTCTTCATGCTGCTGATCCCCGTGCTGCTGCTGCGCTCGCTCGCCGCGCCCGCGGTCGAGGAAGAGAAGGACTGAGCCCGATGCAGAGCCGGCTTCCCATCCTCGTCTTTGCGCTCGTCATGGCGGCGATCCCGCATCTCCCCGGCATGCCGCCATTCTGGATCGTGCTGCTCGACAATATCGGCCTCGCCGCCCTCGTCGCAATGGGGCTCGTGCTGCTGACCGGCGTCGGCGGCCTGACGTCGTTCGGACAGGCAGCCTTCGTCGGCTTCGGCGCCTACACCACCGCGGTGCTGTCGACCGCCTATGGCCTGTCGCCCTGGCTGACGCTGCCGCTTTCGCTTGTGGTCAGCGGATCGCTGGCGGTGCTGCTCGGCCTGATCACCGTCCGCCTCTCCGGCCATTATCTGCCGCTCGGCACGCTCGCCTGGGGGCTGGGGCTGTTCTATCTGTTCAGCAAGCTGGAATTCCTCGGGAGAAACGACGGCATCTCGGCGATCCCGCCGCTGTCGATCGGCGCGTTCAAGATGCTCTCGCCCGGCTCGATCTATTACGCGATCTGGGTCGCCGTGATCCTCTCGGCGCTGCTGACGATGAACCTCTTGGATTCCCGCACCGGCCGTGCCATCCGCGCGCTGCGCCGCGGCCATGTCGCGGCGGAAGCGTTCGGCGTGCACACGCCGCGCGCCAAGCTGCTGGTGTTCATCCACGCCGCCGTGCTCGCCGGCCTGTCGGGATGGCTCTATGCGCATCTCCAGCGCGCGGTGAACCCGACGCCGTTCGGCGCACAGGCCGGCATCGAATATCTCTTCATCGCGGTGGTCGGCGGTGCCGGCTATGTCTGGGGCGGCGTCCTGGGCGCGGCAATCGTCGTGGTGCTGAAGGAGGTGCTGCAAAGCTACCTGCCGCTGATCCTGCCCGGCTCCGGACAGGTCGAGACCATCGTGTTCGGCATCATGCTGGTCGCGCTGCTGCAGCTTGCGCCGGGCGGCCTCTGGCCCTGGCTGATCTCCTTCCTGCCCGAGCGCGCCAGTGGCAAGAAGCCCGACACTTCCCTGAAGCTCGAGCAGCGCCCGCGCGCGCCCGGCAAGGGCAGCACCCTGCTGCAGGTCGAAAAGGCGCGAAAGCAGTTCGGCGGCGTGGTTGCGGTCAACAACGTCTCCTTCGACGTCCAGGCCCGCGAGATCGTCGCGCTGATCGGCCCCAACGGCGCCGGCAAGAGCACGACCTTCAACTTGATCACCGGCGTGCTGTCGGCGACGTCAGGCTCGGTCTCGGTGCTGGGCAAGAAGGTCGACAAGGCGCCGCCGCAGGAGATCGTCAAGCTCGGCATCAGCCGGACCTTCCAGCATGTGAAGCTGGTGCCGGACATGACCGTGCTGGAGAACGTCGCGATCGGCGCGCATTTGCGCGGCCATGCCGGGCCGATCTCCTCGATGCTGAGGCTCGACCGCGGCGACGAGGCCAAGCTGCTGGCAGAAGCCGCGCGCCAGATCGAGCGCGTCGGCCTCGCCGAGCAGATGCACCAGCTCGCAGGCTCGCTCTCGCTCGGCCAGCAACGCATCGTCGAGATCGCACGCGCCCTCTGCGTCGACCCGATGCTGCTGCTGCTCGACGAGCCGGCCGCGGGCCTGCGCCACATGGAGAAGCAGCGGCTCGCGACACTGCTGCGTGAGCTGCGCGACGGCGGCATGTCCGTCCTTCTGGTCGAGCACGACATGGGCTTCGTCATGAACCTCGCCGACCGCATCGTGGTGCTCGATTTCGGCACCAAGATCGCGGAGGGCCCCCCCGCCACGATCAAGACCAATCCCGAAGTGATCAAGGCCTATCTCGGAGTGGCGGCATGAGCGCGCTCTTGTCCGTCACCGGCGCCCACGTCGCCTATGGCAAGGTCGAGGCGGTGCGCTCGGTCTCGCTCGAGGTCGGCGCGAATGAGATCGTCACCATCGTCGGCGCCAACGGCGCCGGCAAGACCACGCTGCTGTCCGCCATCATGGGCATATTGCCGCTGAAGGGCCGCGTCGCCTTTGCCGGGCAGGATCTCGCCCGGCTCGATATCGAGGACCGCGTCGCGATGGGGCTCGGCCTCGTCCCCGAGCACCGCGAATTGTTCGTGACCATGAATGTCGAGGACAATCTCGAGCTGGGTGCCTTCCGCATCGAGCGCAGCAGGGCGAAGGCCTCGATCGAGCGCGTCTATGCGCTGTTTCCGCGGCTGAAGGAGCGGCGCAAGCAGCTCGCCGGCACGCTCTCCGGCGGCGAGCAGCAGATGCTCGCCATGGGCCGCGCGCTGATGGGTGAGCCGAAACTGCTGATGCTGGACGAGCCGAGCCTCGGTCTCGCTCCGATCATCGTCGCCGACATTTTCCGCATCGTCACCGCGCTGCGTGCCAGCGGCGTCTCCGTGCTGCTGGTCGAACAGAACGCGCAGGCCGCGCTGAAGATCGCGGACCAGGCCTATGTGATGGAGCTCGGCGAGTTCGTGCTCAGCGGCAAGGCCAGCGACATCGCGGCGAACGAGCGGGTGGCGGCGAGCTATCTCGGCTTCCAGCACGAAGGCGCGAGCGCGATTTGATCTTTCTTACCCTCCCCTGGAGTGGGAGGGTCTGCTCACATGGAGCGAAGCGTAATGTGAGACGGGGTGGGGTGACGGTCTCTCCACATCCAACAGTTCCCGAGTGGAGAGATCACCCCACCCCGCTCGCGCTGCGCGCGATCGACCCTCCCCCTCCAGGGCAGGGCAATCGCATATGGGAGTGATGTCGCCCGTGGCCATCCTTCGAGACGCCCGCCGTTGGCGGGCCCTCAGGATGAGGACTGAGGGCATTTCGCTCGTTTCAACGGCCTCCGATATCGCTTAGCCTCATCCTGAGGAGACCGCGAAGCGGTCGTCTCGAAGGACGAGGCGCGCGCTCAGCTCGCGCAAAGAGCCATATGCGATAGCCCTGCCCTCCGGGGGAGGGTAAGCGAGCAGCGACCTACGAAGCTCAACCCACCGCCTTCTCGCCCTTCAACGCCGCGACCTCCGCCTCCAGCTCCGCAATCCGCGCGTCCCTTGCCGCCAGCGCGGCTGCGACATCTGCCGCGTCGAACTTCTGCGGAATGTGCTGCGGGCAGTTGGTGTCCCATGCCGCGATCTTGAACAGGACTACCTGCTCCGGCCGCGCACGGTAGCCCTTCGGCATCAGCGAGGTCGTCAGCGCCTCGTCGTCCTCGACGATTCGCGCTTCACCCCAGATCTTCACCCGGCGGCGATGGGCGTAGTCCATCACGAAGATATAGGCCTTGGGATTCTCCGATAGGTTGCCTTGCGTGATGAACTGCTGGTTGCCGGCATAGTCGGCGAAAGCCAGGGTCTGCTTGTCCAGCACCTTGAGGAAGCCCTTCGGGCCGCCGCGGTGCTGGATATAGGGCTGGCCGTCGGCCGCGGCGGTGGCGAAATAGAAGCTGTTGGCATCGGCCAGAAAAGCCGCGAGGTTGTCATCGACCTCGGTGCGCCAGCCGCGCTGCTCGCTCCGCGCATAGGCCTCACGTGAGCCCTTGCGGGCCTGGATCGCCTTCACCGCCGGCGAGAACGCGACGTCGCTGGCATAGGTGCGGACTGCTGTCATCGGAACGCCTCCTGAAATTCCGGCGCATCGCTGCGTCTTCGCCGACAGAAATGGACCTTCCGCGCGCCAAAACAATCTGCCTGCTTGACACTTCATCATTGCGGTATATGCAATAATGCCCATGGACCGCCTCGACGCCATGCACGTCTTCGTCACCGTTGCCGACCTGCGCGGCTTCGCGCCGGCGGCGCGCAAGCTGCAGCTGTCGCCCTCGGCGGTGACGCGGTTGATCGCGGCGCTGGAGGAGCATCTCGGCGCGCGGCTGCTGCAGCGAACCACGCGGCAGGTGAGGTTGACC encodes the following:
- a CDS encoding branched-chain amino acid ABC transporter permease — its product is MNTTIMLFLVQDGITNGAIYALLGLALVLVFAVTRVILIPQGEFVTYGALTYASLAAGQMPGTAKLALALGIGAFAFDLFEARKALHARLVVRSVIANIVLPAIVLALTLYFAAQKPPVAICIALSLVIVAMIGLYLYRIAFQPLAHTSVLVLLIASVGVHLALQGLGLLFFGAEGQRGPAVLSGAFTAGALRFTGQSITVYAITVAFIVGLWLFFGLTLYGKALRATAVNRLGARLAGIRTTLSGQIAFLLASVIGALSGIMIVPITTLYYDSGFLIGLKGFVAAIIGGLVSYPLTAVAALVVGIVEAFSSFYASNYKEVIVFMLLIPVLLLRSLAAPAVEEEKD
- a CDS encoding branched-chain amino acid ABC transporter ATP-binding protein/permease: MQSRLPILVFALVMAAIPHLPGMPPFWIVLLDNIGLAALVAMGLVLLTGVGGLTSFGQAAFVGFGAYTTAVLSTAYGLSPWLTLPLSLVVSGSLAVLLGLITVRLSGHYLPLGTLAWGLGLFYLFSKLEFLGRNDGISAIPPLSIGAFKMLSPGSIYYAIWVAVILSALLTMNLLDSRTGRAIRALRRGHVAAEAFGVHTPRAKLLVFIHAAVLAGLSGWLYAHLQRAVNPTPFGAQAGIEYLFIAVVGGAGYVWGGVLGAAIVVVLKEVLQSYLPLILPGSGQVETIVFGIMLVALLQLAPGGLWPWLISFLPERASGKKPDTSLKLEQRPRAPGKGSTLLQVEKARKQFGGVVAVNNVSFDVQAREIVALIGPNGAGKSTTFNLITGVLSATSGSVSVLGKKVDKAPPQEIVKLGISRTFQHVKLVPDMTVLENVAIGAHLRGHAGPISSMLRLDRGDEAKLLAEAARQIERVGLAEQMHQLAGSLSLGQQRIVEIARALCVDPMLLLLDEPAAGLRHMEKQRLATLLRELRDGGMSVLLVEHDMGFVMNLADRIVVLDFGTKIAEGPPATIKTNPEVIKAYLGVAA
- a CDS encoding pyridoxamine 5'-phosphate oxidase family protein; the protein is MTAVRTYASDVAFSPAVKAIQARKGSREAYARSEQRGWRTEVDDNLAAFLADANSFYFATAAADGQPYIQHRGGPKGFLKVLDKQTLAFADYAGNQQFITQGNLSENPKAYIFVMDYAHRRRVKIWGEARIVEDDEALTTSLMPKGYRARPEQVVLFKIAAWDTNCPQHIPQKFDAADVAAALAARDARIAELEAEVAALKGEKAVG
- a CDS encoding ABC transporter ATP-binding protein; protein product: MSALLSVTGAHVAYGKVEAVRSVSLEVGANEIVTIVGANGAGKTTLLSAIMGILPLKGRVAFAGQDLARLDIEDRVAMGLGLVPEHRELFVTMNVEDNLELGAFRIERSRAKASIERVYALFPRLKERRKQLAGTLSGGEQQMLAMGRALMGEPKLLMLDEPSLGLAPIIVADIFRIVTALRASGVSVLLVEQNAQAALKIADQAYVMELGEFVLSGKASDIAANERVAASYLGFQHEGASAI